The Acinonyx jubatus isolate Ajub_Pintada_27869175 chromosome E3, VMU_Ajub_asm_v1.0, whole genome shotgun sequence genome has a window encoding:
- the SLC5A2 gene encoding sodium/glucose cotransporter 2 isoform X3: protein MEEHMEAGSAPGLGNQRVLINNLADILVIAAYFLLVIGVGLWSMCRTNRGTVGGYFLAGRSMVWWPVGASLFASNIGSGHFVGLAGTGAASGLAVAGFEWNALFVVLLLGWLFAPVYLTAGVITMPQYLRKRFGGHRIRLYLSVLSLFLYIFTKISVDMFSGAVFIQQALGWNIYASVIALLGITMIYTVTGGLAALMYTDTLQTFVILGGAFVLMGYAFHEVGGYSGLFDKYLGAMTSLTVSEDPAVGNISSSCYRPRPDSYHLLRDAVTGDLPWPALLLGLTIVSGWYWCSDQVIVQRCLAGKNLTHIKAGCILCGYLKLMPMFLMVMPGMISRILYPDEVACVVPEVCKRVCGTEVGCSNIAYPRLVVKLMPNGLRGLMLAVMLAALMSSLASIFNSSSTLFTMDIYMRLRPHAGDRELLLVGRLWVVFIVAVSVAWLPVVQAAQGGQLFDYIQAVSSYLAPPVSAVFVLALFVPRVNEKLHRLVFSLRHSKEQREDLDADELEGSTSPPVQNGCPEHAVEMEEPQSPTPGMFRRCLLWFCGMSRTGAGSPPAPTQEEVAAAARRLEDISEDSSWARVVNFNALLMMAVATFLWGFYA, encoded by the exons ATGGAGGAACACATGGAGGCAGGCTCCGCACCAGGACTGGGAAACCAGAGGGTCCTAATTAACAACCTTGCTGACATCCTGGTCATTGCTGCTTATTTCCTGCTGGTCATTGGTGTCGGCTTGTGG TCCATGTGCAGAACCAACAGAGGCACCGTTGGCGGCTACTTCCTCGCGGGACGAAGCATGGTGTGGTGGCCG GTCGGGGCCTCTCTCTTTGCCAGCAACATCGGCAGTGGCCACTTTGTGGGCCTCGCAGGGACCGGTGCTGCAAGCGGCTTGGCTGTGGCTGGATTTGAGTGGAAT GCGCTGTTCGTGGTGCTATTGCTCGGCTGGCTCTTCGCGCCCGTGTACCTGACTGCGGGTGTTATTACCATGCCACAGTACCTGCGCAAGCGCTTCGGAGGCCATCGTATTCGCCTCTACCTTTCAGTGCTCTCGCTTTTTCTGTACATCTTCACCAAGATTTCG GTGGACATGTTCTCCGGGGCAGTATTCATtcaacaggctctgggctggaacATCTATGCCTCCGTCATTGCCCTTCTGGGCATCACCATGATCTACACTGTGACAG GAGGGCTGGCAGCACTGATGTACACGGATACTCTGCAGACTTTCGTCATTCTTGGCGGGGCCTTCGTCCTCATGGGTTACG CCTTCCACGAGGTGGGCGGGTATTCGGGGCTTTTCGACAAATACTTGGGGGCAATGACGTCGCTGACAGTTTCTGAGGATCCGGCTGTGGGCAACATCTCGAGTTCCTGCTATCGACCCCGGCCCGACTCCTACCACCTGCTCCGGGACGCTGTGACAGGGGACTTGCCGTGGCCTGCACTGCTCCTGGGTCTTACCATCGTCTCAGGCTGGTACTGGTGCAGCGACCAG GTCATTGTGCAGCGCTGTCTGGCCGGGAAGAACCTGACTCACATCAAGGCGGGCTGCATACTGTGCGGCTACTTGAAGCTGATGCCCATGTTCCTCATGGTCATGCCAGGCATGATCAGCCGCATTCTTTATCCGG ATGAGGTGGCGTGCGTGGTGCCCGAGGTGTGTAAGCGTGTGTGCGGTACTGAGGTGGGCTGCTCCAACATTGCCTACCCGCGGCTGGTCGTGAAACTCATGCCCAATG GTTTGCGTGGACTCATGCTGGCGGTCATGCTGGCTGCGCTCATGTCCTCACTGGCCTCCATCTTTAACAGCAGCAGCACGCTTTTCACCATGGATATCTACATGCGCCTGCGGCCCCACGCAGGGGACCGTGAGCTGCTGCTAGTAGGACG GCTCTGGGTGGTGTTTATTGTGGCTGTGTCAGTGGCCTGGCTACCCGTGGTGCAGGCAGCGCAGGGAGGGCAGCTCTTTGATTACATCCAGGCAGTGTCCAGCTACCTGGCGCCACCTGTGTCTGCTGTCTTTGTGCTGGCGCTCTTTGTGCCCCGTGTCAATGAGAAG ctccacCGCCTGGTTTTCAGTCTACGGCACAGCAAGGAGCAGCGGGAAGACCTGGATGCCGATGAGCTAGAAGGTTCAACTTCACCCCCTGTACAGAATGGGTGTCCTGAACATGCAGTGGAGATGGAGG AGCCCCAGTCCCCAACACCGGGCATGTTCCGCCGGTGCCTGCTCTGGTTCTGTGGAATGAGCAGGACTGGGGCAGGTAGTCCCCCAGCGCCTACCCAGGAGGAAGTGGCTGCAGCAGCCAGGCGgctggaggacatcagtgaggaCTCGAGTTGGGCCCGTGTGGTCAACTTCAATGCCCTGCTAATGATGGCCGTGGCCACGTTCCTCTGGGGCTTTTATGCCTGA
- the SLC5A2 gene encoding sodium/glucose cotransporter 2 isoform X1, with protein MEEHMEAGSAPGLGNQRVLINNLADILVIAAYFLLVIGVGLWSMCRTNRGTVGGYFLAGRSMVWWPVGASLFASNIGSGHFVGLAGTGAASGLAVAGFEWNALFVVLLLGWLFAPVYLTAGVITMPQYLRKRFGGHRIRLYLSVLSLFLYIFTKISVDMFSGAVFIQQALGWNIYASVIALLGITMIYTVTGGLAALMYTDTLQTFVILGGAFVLMGYAFHEVGGYSGLFDKYLGAMTSLTVSEDPAVGNISSSCYRPRPDSYHLLRDAVTGDLPWPALLLGLTIVSGWYWCSDQVIVQRCLAGKNLTHIKAGCILCGYLKLMPMFLMVMPGMISRILYPDEVACVVPEVCKRVCGTEVGCSNIAYPRLVVKLMPNGLRGLMLAVMLAALMSSLASIFNSSSTLFTMDIYMRLRPHAGDRELLLVGRLWVVFIVAVSVAWLPVVQAAQGGQLFDYIQAVSSYLAPPVSAVFVLALFVPRVNEKGAFWGLIGGLFMGLARLIPEFSFGSGSCVRPSTCPALFCRVHYLYFAIVLFVCSGLLILVVSLCTAPIPRKHLHRLVFSLRHSKEQREDLDADELEGSTSPPVQNGCPEHAVEMEEPQSPTPGMFRRCLLWFCGMSRTGAGSPPAPTQEEVAAAARRLEDISEDSSWARVVNFNALLMMAVATFLWGFYA; from the exons ATGGAGGAACACATGGAGGCAGGCTCCGCACCAGGACTGGGAAACCAGAGGGTCCTAATTAACAACCTTGCTGACATCCTGGTCATTGCTGCTTATTTCCTGCTGGTCATTGGTGTCGGCTTGTGG TCCATGTGCAGAACCAACAGAGGCACCGTTGGCGGCTACTTCCTCGCGGGACGAAGCATGGTGTGGTGGCCG GTCGGGGCCTCTCTCTTTGCCAGCAACATCGGCAGTGGCCACTTTGTGGGCCTCGCAGGGACCGGTGCTGCAAGCGGCTTGGCTGTGGCTGGATTTGAGTGGAAT GCGCTGTTCGTGGTGCTATTGCTCGGCTGGCTCTTCGCGCCCGTGTACCTGACTGCGGGTGTTATTACCATGCCACAGTACCTGCGCAAGCGCTTCGGAGGCCATCGTATTCGCCTCTACCTTTCAGTGCTCTCGCTTTTTCTGTACATCTTCACCAAGATTTCG GTGGACATGTTCTCCGGGGCAGTATTCATtcaacaggctctgggctggaacATCTATGCCTCCGTCATTGCCCTTCTGGGCATCACCATGATCTACACTGTGACAG GAGGGCTGGCAGCACTGATGTACACGGATACTCTGCAGACTTTCGTCATTCTTGGCGGGGCCTTCGTCCTCATGGGTTACG CCTTCCACGAGGTGGGCGGGTATTCGGGGCTTTTCGACAAATACTTGGGGGCAATGACGTCGCTGACAGTTTCTGAGGATCCGGCTGTGGGCAACATCTCGAGTTCCTGCTATCGACCCCGGCCCGACTCCTACCACCTGCTCCGGGACGCTGTGACAGGGGACTTGCCGTGGCCTGCACTGCTCCTGGGTCTTACCATCGTCTCAGGCTGGTACTGGTGCAGCGACCAG GTCATTGTGCAGCGCTGTCTGGCCGGGAAGAACCTGACTCACATCAAGGCGGGCTGCATACTGTGCGGCTACTTGAAGCTGATGCCCATGTTCCTCATGGTCATGCCAGGCATGATCAGCCGCATTCTTTATCCGG ATGAGGTGGCGTGCGTGGTGCCCGAGGTGTGTAAGCGTGTGTGCGGTACTGAGGTGGGCTGCTCCAACATTGCCTACCCGCGGCTGGTCGTGAAACTCATGCCCAATG GTTTGCGTGGACTCATGCTGGCGGTCATGCTGGCTGCGCTCATGTCCTCACTGGCCTCCATCTTTAACAGCAGCAGCACGCTTTTCACCATGGATATCTACATGCGCCTGCGGCCCCACGCAGGGGACCGTGAGCTGCTGCTAGTAGGACG GCTCTGGGTGGTGTTTATTGTGGCTGTGTCAGTGGCCTGGCTACCCGTGGTGCAGGCAGCGCAGGGAGGGCAGCTCTTTGATTACATCCAGGCAGTGTCCAGCTACCTGGCGCCACCTGTGTCTGCTGTCTTTGTGCTGGCGCTCTTTGTGCCCCGTGTCAATGAGAAG GGTGCCTTCTGGGGACTGATTGGGGGCCTGTTTATGGGTCTGGCACGCCTTATTCCCGAGTTCTCCTTTGGCTCGGGCAGCTGTGTACGACCCTCCACATGCCCAGCACTCTTCTGCCGTGTGCACTACCTCTACTTTGCCATTGTGCTCTTCGTCTGCTCTGGCCTCCTCATCCTTGTAGTATCACTGTGCACAGCACCTATCCCACGCAAGCAT ctccacCGCCTGGTTTTCAGTCTACGGCACAGCAAGGAGCAGCGGGAAGACCTGGATGCCGATGAGCTAGAAGGTTCAACTTCACCCCCTGTACAGAATGGGTGTCCTGAACATGCAGTGGAGATGGAGG AGCCCCAGTCCCCAACACCGGGCATGTTCCGCCGGTGCCTGCTCTGGTTCTGTGGAATGAGCAGGACTGGGGCAGGTAGTCCCCCAGCGCCTACCCAGGAGGAAGTGGCTGCAGCAGCCAGGCGgctggaggacatcagtgaggaCTCGAGTTGGGCCCGTGTGGTCAACTTCAATGCCCTGCTAATGATGGCCGTGGCCACGTTCCTCTGGGGCTTTTATGCCTGA
- the SLC5A2 gene encoding sodium/glucose cotransporter 2 isoform X2, with product MEEHMEAGSAPGLGNQRVLINNLADILVIAAYFLLVIGVGLWSMCRTNRGTVGGYFLAGRSMVWWPALFVVLLLGWLFAPVYLTAGVITMPQYLRKRFGGHRIRLYLSVLSLFLYIFTKISVDMFSGAVFIQQALGWNIYASVIALLGITMIYTVTGGLAALMYTDTLQTFVILGGAFVLMGYAFHEVGGYSGLFDKYLGAMTSLTVSEDPAVGNISSSCYRPRPDSYHLLRDAVTGDLPWPALLLGLTIVSGWYWCSDQVIVQRCLAGKNLTHIKAGCILCGYLKLMPMFLMVMPGMISRILYPDEVACVVPEVCKRVCGTEVGCSNIAYPRLVVKLMPNGLRGLMLAVMLAALMSSLASIFNSSSTLFTMDIYMRLRPHAGDRELLLVGRLWVVFIVAVSVAWLPVVQAAQGGQLFDYIQAVSSYLAPPVSAVFVLALFVPRVNEKGAFWGLIGGLFMGLARLIPEFSFGSGSCVRPSTCPALFCRVHYLYFAIVLFVCSGLLILVVSLCTAPIPRKHLHRLVFSLRHSKEQREDLDADELEGSTSPPVQNGCPEHAVEMEEPQSPTPGMFRRCLLWFCGMSRTGAGSPPAPTQEEVAAAARRLEDISEDSSWARVVNFNALLMMAVATFLWGFYA from the exons ATGGAGGAACACATGGAGGCAGGCTCCGCACCAGGACTGGGAAACCAGAGGGTCCTAATTAACAACCTTGCTGACATCCTGGTCATTGCTGCTTATTTCCTGCTGGTCATTGGTGTCGGCTTGTGG TCCATGTGCAGAACCAACAGAGGCACCGTTGGCGGCTACTTCCTCGCGGGACGAAGCATGGTGTGGTGGCCG GCGCTGTTCGTGGTGCTATTGCTCGGCTGGCTCTTCGCGCCCGTGTACCTGACTGCGGGTGTTATTACCATGCCACAGTACCTGCGCAAGCGCTTCGGAGGCCATCGTATTCGCCTCTACCTTTCAGTGCTCTCGCTTTTTCTGTACATCTTCACCAAGATTTCG GTGGACATGTTCTCCGGGGCAGTATTCATtcaacaggctctgggctggaacATCTATGCCTCCGTCATTGCCCTTCTGGGCATCACCATGATCTACACTGTGACAG GAGGGCTGGCAGCACTGATGTACACGGATACTCTGCAGACTTTCGTCATTCTTGGCGGGGCCTTCGTCCTCATGGGTTACG CCTTCCACGAGGTGGGCGGGTATTCGGGGCTTTTCGACAAATACTTGGGGGCAATGACGTCGCTGACAGTTTCTGAGGATCCGGCTGTGGGCAACATCTCGAGTTCCTGCTATCGACCCCGGCCCGACTCCTACCACCTGCTCCGGGACGCTGTGACAGGGGACTTGCCGTGGCCTGCACTGCTCCTGGGTCTTACCATCGTCTCAGGCTGGTACTGGTGCAGCGACCAG GTCATTGTGCAGCGCTGTCTGGCCGGGAAGAACCTGACTCACATCAAGGCGGGCTGCATACTGTGCGGCTACTTGAAGCTGATGCCCATGTTCCTCATGGTCATGCCAGGCATGATCAGCCGCATTCTTTATCCGG ATGAGGTGGCGTGCGTGGTGCCCGAGGTGTGTAAGCGTGTGTGCGGTACTGAGGTGGGCTGCTCCAACATTGCCTACCCGCGGCTGGTCGTGAAACTCATGCCCAATG GTTTGCGTGGACTCATGCTGGCGGTCATGCTGGCTGCGCTCATGTCCTCACTGGCCTCCATCTTTAACAGCAGCAGCACGCTTTTCACCATGGATATCTACATGCGCCTGCGGCCCCACGCAGGGGACCGTGAGCTGCTGCTAGTAGGACG GCTCTGGGTGGTGTTTATTGTGGCTGTGTCAGTGGCCTGGCTACCCGTGGTGCAGGCAGCGCAGGGAGGGCAGCTCTTTGATTACATCCAGGCAGTGTCCAGCTACCTGGCGCCACCTGTGTCTGCTGTCTTTGTGCTGGCGCTCTTTGTGCCCCGTGTCAATGAGAAG GGTGCCTTCTGGGGACTGATTGGGGGCCTGTTTATGGGTCTGGCACGCCTTATTCCCGAGTTCTCCTTTGGCTCGGGCAGCTGTGTACGACCCTCCACATGCCCAGCACTCTTCTGCCGTGTGCACTACCTCTACTTTGCCATTGTGCTCTTCGTCTGCTCTGGCCTCCTCATCCTTGTAGTATCACTGTGCACAGCACCTATCCCACGCAAGCAT ctccacCGCCTGGTTTTCAGTCTACGGCACAGCAAGGAGCAGCGGGAAGACCTGGATGCCGATGAGCTAGAAGGTTCAACTTCACCCCCTGTACAGAATGGGTGTCCTGAACATGCAGTGGAGATGGAGG AGCCCCAGTCCCCAACACCGGGCATGTTCCGCCGGTGCCTGCTCTGGTTCTGTGGAATGAGCAGGACTGGGGCAGGTAGTCCCCCAGCGCCTACCCAGGAGGAAGTGGCTGCAGCAGCCAGGCGgctggaggacatcagtgaggaCTCGAGTTGGGCCCGTGTGGTCAACTTCAATGCCCTGCTAATGATGGCCGTGGCCACGTTCCTCTGGGGCTTTTATGCCTGA
- the SLC5A2 gene encoding sodium/glucose cotransporter 2 isoform X4 translates to MEEHMEAGSAPGLGNQRVLINNLADILVIAAYFLLVIGVGLWSMCRTNRGTVGGYFLAGRSMVWWPVGASLFASNIGSGHFVGLAGTGAASGLAVAGFEWNALFVVLLLGWLFAPVYLTAGVITMPQYLRKRFGGHRIRLYLSVLSLFLYIFTKISVDMFSGAVFIQQALGWNIYASVIALLGITMIYTVTGGLAALMYTDTLQTFVILGGAFVLMGYAFHEVGGYSGLFDKYLGAMTSLTVSEDPAVGNISSSCYRPRPDSYHLLRDAVTGDLPWPALLLGLTIVSGWYWCSDQVIVQRCLAGKNLTHIKAGCILCGYLKLMPMFLMVMPGMISRILYPDEVACVVPEVCKRVCGTEVGCSNIAYPRLVVKLMPNGLRGLMLAVMLAALMSSLASIFNSSSTLFTMDIYMRLRPHAGDRELLLVGRLWVVFIVAVSVAWLPVVQAAQGGQLFDYIQAVSSYLAPPVSAVFVLALFVPRVNEKLCTTLHMPSTLLPCALPLLCHCALRLLWPPHPCSITVHSTYPTQASPPPGFQSTAQQGAAGRPGCR, encoded by the exons ATGGAGGAACACATGGAGGCAGGCTCCGCACCAGGACTGGGAAACCAGAGGGTCCTAATTAACAACCTTGCTGACATCCTGGTCATTGCTGCTTATTTCCTGCTGGTCATTGGTGTCGGCTTGTGG TCCATGTGCAGAACCAACAGAGGCACCGTTGGCGGCTACTTCCTCGCGGGACGAAGCATGGTGTGGTGGCCG GTCGGGGCCTCTCTCTTTGCCAGCAACATCGGCAGTGGCCACTTTGTGGGCCTCGCAGGGACCGGTGCTGCAAGCGGCTTGGCTGTGGCTGGATTTGAGTGGAAT GCGCTGTTCGTGGTGCTATTGCTCGGCTGGCTCTTCGCGCCCGTGTACCTGACTGCGGGTGTTATTACCATGCCACAGTACCTGCGCAAGCGCTTCGGAGGCCATCGTATTCGCCTCTACCTTTCAGTGCTCTCGCTTTTTCTGTACATCTTCACCAAGATTTCG GTGGACATGTTCTCCGGGGCAGTATTCATtcaacaggctctgggctggaacATCTATGCCTCCGTCATTGCCCTTCTGGGCATCACCATGATCTACACTGTGACAG GAGGGCTGGCAGCACTGATGTACACGGATACTCTGCAGACTTTCGTCATTCTTGGCGGGGCCTTCGTCCTCATGGGTTACG CCTTCCACGAGGTGGGCGGGTATTCGGGGCTTTTCGACAAATACTTGGGGGCAATGACGTCGCTGACAGTTTCTGAGGATCCGGCTGTGGGCAACATCTCGAGTTCCTGCTATCGACCCCGGCCCGACTCCTACCACCTGCTCCGGGACGCTGTGACAGGGGACTTGCCGTGGCCTGCACTGCTCCTGGGTCTTACCATCGTCTCAGGCTGGTACTGGTGCAGCGACCAG GTCATTGTGCAGCGCTGTCTGGCCGGGAAGAACCTGACTCACATCAAGGCGGGCTGCATACTGTGCGGCTACTTGAAGCTGATGCCCATGTTCCTCATGGTCATGCCAGGCATGATCAGCCGCATTCTTTATCCGG ATGAGGTGGCGTGCGTGGTGCCCGAGGTGTGTAAGCGTGTGTGCGGTACTGAGGTGGGCTGCTCCAACATTGCCTACCCGCGGCTGGTCGTGAAACTCATGCCCAATG GTTTGCGTGGACTCATGCTGGCGGTCATGCTGGCTGCGCTCATGTCCTCACTGGCCTCCATCTTTAACAGCAGCAGCACGCTTTTCACCATGGATATCTACATGCGCCTGCGGCCCCACGCAGGGGACCGTGAGCTGCTGCTAGTAGGACG GCTCTGGGTGGTGTTTATTGTGGCTGTGTCAGTGGCCTGGCTACCCGTGGTGCAGGCAGCGCAGGGAGGGCAGCTCTTTGATTACATCCAGGCAGTGTCCAGCTACCTGGCGCCACCTGTGTCTGCTGTCTTTGTGCTGGCGCTCTTTGTGCCCCGTGTCAATGAGAAG CTGTGTACGACCCTCCACATGCCCAGCACTCTTCTGCCGTGTGCACTACCTCTACTTTGCCATTGTGCTCTTCGTCTGCTCTGGCCTCCTCATCCTTGTAGTATCACTGTGCACAGCACCTATCCCACGCAAGCAT ctccacCGCCTGGTTTTCAGTCTACGGCACAGCAAGGAGCAGCGGGAAGACCTGGATGCCGATGA
- the SLC5A2 gene encoding sodium/glucose cotransporter 2 isoform X5, whose protein sequence is MEGPWKGGIHGVEVSRKPWKGRDQGKITVDMFSGAVFIQQALGWNIYASVIALLGITMIYTVTGGLAALMYTDTLQTFVILGGAFVLMGYAFHEVGGYSGLFDKYLGAMTSLTVSEDPAVGNISSSCYRPRPDSYHLLRDAVTGDLPWPALLLGLTIVSGWYWCSDQVIVQRCLAGKNLTHIKAGCILCGYLKLMPMFLMVMPGMISRILYPDEVACVVPEVCKRVCGTEVGCSNIAYPRLVVKLMPNGLRGLMLAVMLAALMSSLASIFNSSSTLFTMDIYMRLRPHAGDRELLLVGRLWVVFIVAVSVAWLPVVQAAQGGQLFDYIQAVSSYLAPPVSAVFVLALFVPRVNEKGAFWGLIGGLFMGLARLIPEFSFGSGSCVRPSTCPALFCRVHYLYFAIVLFVCSGLLILVVSLCTAPIPRKHLHRLVFSLRHSKEQREDLDADELEGSTSPPVQNGCPEHAVEMEEPQSPTPGMFRRCLLWFCGMSRTGAGSPPAPTQEEVAAAARRLEDISEDSSWARVVNFNALLMMAVATFLWGFYA, encoded by the exons ATGGAGGGGCCCTGGAAGGGCGGGATTCACGGAGTGGAGGTCTCTAGAAAGCCCTGGAAGGGGCGGGACCAAGGAAAAATCACT GTGGACATGTTCTCCGGGGCAGTATTCATtcaacaggctctgggctggaacATCTATGCCTCCGTCATTGCCCTTCTGGGCATCACCATGATCTACACTGTGACAG GAGGGCTGGCAGCACTGATGTACACGGATACTCTGCAGACTTTCGTCATTCTTGGCGGGGCCTTCGTCCTCATGGGTTACG CCTTCCACGAGGTGGGCGGGTATTCGGGGCTTTTCGACAAATACTTGGGGGCAATGACGTCGCTGACAGTTTCTGAGGATCCGGCTGTGGGCAACATCTCGAGTTCCTGCTATCGACCCCGGCCCGACTCCTACCACCTGCTCCGGGACGCTGTGACAGGGGACTTGCCGTGGCCTGCACTGCTCCTGGGTCTTACCATCGTCTCAGGCTGGTACTGGTGCAGCGACCAG GTCATTGTGCAGCGCTGTCTGGCCGGGAAGAACCTGACTCACATCAAGGCGGGCTGCATACTGTGCGGCTACTTGAAGCTGATGCCCATGTTCCTCATGGTCATGCCAGGCATGATCAGCCGCATTCTTTATCCGG ATGAGGTGGCGTGCGTGGTGCCCGAGGTGTGTAAGCGTGTGTGCGGTACTGAGGTGGGCTGCTCCAACATTGCCTACCCGCGGCTGGTCGTGAAACTCATGCCCAATG GTTTGCGTGGACTCATGCTGGCGGTCATGCTGGCTGCGCTCATGTCCTCACTGGCCTCCATCTTTAACAGCAGCAGCACGCTTTTCACCATGGATATCTACATGCGCCTGCGGCCCCACGCAGGGGACCGTGAGCTGCTGCTAGTAGGACG GCTCTGGGTGGTGTTTATTGTGGCTGTGTCAGTGGCCTGGCTACCCGTGGTGCAGGCAGCGCAGGGAGGGCAGCTCTTTGATTACATCCAGGCAGTGTCCAGCTACCTGGCGCCACCTGTGTCTGCTGTCTTTGTGCTGGCGCTCTTTGTGCCCCGTGTCAATGAGAAG GGTGCCTTCTGGGGACTGATTGGGGGCCTGTTTATGGGTCTGGCACGCCTTATTCCCGAGTTCTCCTTTGGCTCGGGCAGCTGTGTACGACCCTCCACATGCCCAGCACTCTTCTGCCGTGTGCACTACCTCTACTTTGCCATTGTGCTCTTCGTCTGCTCTGGCCTCCTCATCCTTGTAGTATCACTGTGCACAGCACCTATCCCACGCAAGCAT ctccacCGCCTGGTTTTCAGTCTACGGCACAGCAAGGAGCAGCGGGAAGACCTGGATGCCGATGAGCTAGAAGGTTCAACTTCACCCCCTGTACAGAATGGGTGTCCTGAACATGCAGTGGAGATGGAGG AGCCCCAGTCCCCAACACCGGGCATGTTCCGCCGGTGCCTGCTCTGGTTCTGTGGAATGAGCAGGACTGGGGCAGGTAGTCCCCCAGCGCCTACCCAGGAGGAAGTGGCTGCAGCAGCCAGGCGgctggaggacatcagtgaggaCTCGAGTTGGGCCCGTGTGGTCAACTTCAATGCCCTGCTAATGATGGCCGTGGCCACGTTCCTCTGGGGCTTTTATGCCTGA